From the Acidobacteriota bacterium genome, one window contains:
- a CDS encoding metallopeptidase family protein, with protein sequence MDAVRFSQLVDEVLASLPQFFKSRLDNLAVIVQDYPEPDLQRQFPGRLLGLFRGVPKTRQSIFAGASFPQQVYLYQKNIEAVSYGEADLRRQIEKTLKHEIGHYFGLSEEDLRALGY encoded by the coding sequence ATGGACGCTGTCCGGTTCTCGCAACTCGTGGATGAGGTCCTCGCGAGCTTGCCCCAATTTTTCAAGTCCCGTCTGGACAATCTTGCAGTCATCGTCCAGGACTACCCCGAGCCAGATTTGCAGCGGCAATTCCCCGGACGTCTTCTGGGACTGTTTCGCGGCGTTCCGAAGACCCGCCAATCCATCTTTGCCGGCGCCTCTTTTCCCCAGCAGGTCTATCTCTACCAGAAAAACATCGAAGCGGTCAGCTACGGCGAAGCCGACCTGCGGCGGCAGATCGAGAAGACCCTGAAACACGAAATCGGCCACTATTTCGGGCTTTCCGAGGAAGATCTGAGGGCGCTCGGCTACTGA
- the lpxD gene encoding UDP-3-O-(3-hydroxymyristoyl)glucosamine N-acyltransferase has protein sequence MGASIAEIARYLQCPFHGDGSLQIQRISNWDEADRTSLIYCEGSSRAAGLPDQLTAGCIITTADIRRSDWNTIVSERPKLDFSNAARLLHPRPAGRGLRDPSAVVSPEAVVGQQVDLGPHVVVGAGARVGDRCILHAGVVVGERCRIGSDTIIHPRVVLYPGTELGCRVTLHAGVVLGSDGFGYVFDGASHIKFPQAGGIVIEDDVEIGANTTVDRGSLGMTRIGRGSKIDNLVQIAHNTQIGSAVIIASQTGISGSAVIEDQVVIAGQAGFGEHIRVKKGAVIGGQAGVLPGKILPGNQVYWGTPARPLREFKRILALLPRLPQMRSELERLKKRLDQLLRENENSGK, from the coding sequence ATGGGTGCCTCCATTGCCGAAATCGCCCGTTATCTCCAATGTCCCTTCCACGGGGACGGCTCCCTGCAAATCCAGCGGATCTCCAACTGGGATGAAGCCGACCGGACCTCACTGATCTACTGCGAGGGCTCGTCCAGGGCTGCCGGCCTGCCCGATCAACTGACGGCCGGCTGCATCATCACCACCGCGGACATCCGGAGGTCGGACTGGAACACTATCGTTTCCGAACGCCCCAAGCTGGACTTTTCCAATGCGGCCCGCCTGCTTCATCCCCGCCCGGCCGGACGGGGATTGCGGGATCCCTCCGCAGTAGTATCCCCCGAGGCCGTCGTTGGACAGCAGGTGGACCTGGGACCTCACGTGGTGGTGGGGGCCGGGGCCCGGGTGGGCGACCGGTGCATACTGCACGCGGGCGTGGTGGTGGGAGAACGTTGCCGAATCGGCAGCGACACCATAATCCATCCCCGGGTGGTTCTCTATCCCGGCACGGAGCTGGGTTGCCGGGTGACACTGCACGCCGGTGTGGTGTTGGGGTCCGACGGATTCGGCTACGTGTTCGACGGAGCCTCCCATATCAAGTTTCCGCAAGCTGGTGGGATTGTGATCGAGGACGACGTGGAAATCGGAGCCAATACCACCGTGGATCGCGGCTCGCTGGGCATGACCCGCATCGGCCGGGGAAGCAAGATCGACAACCTGGTCCAGATCGCCCATAACACCCAGATCGGTTCGGCGGTGATCATTGCCTCTCAGACGGGCATATCCGGCAGCGCCGTCATCGAAGACCAGGTGGTCATCGCCGGCCAAGCCGGGTTCGGTGAGCACATTCGGGTCAAAAAGGGCGCCGTCATCGGCGGACAGGCGGGGGTTCTGCCCGGGAAGATTCTGCCGGGCAACCAGGTCTATTGGGGAACGCCCGCCCGTCCCCTGAGGGAGTTCAAGCGTATTCTGGCTCTCCTTCCCCGTCTTCCCCAGATGCGTTCGGAGCTGGAGCGATTGAAGAAACGCCTCGATCAGCTCCTGCGGGAAAACGAGAATTCCGGCAAGTGA
- a CDS encoding molybdenum cofactor guanylyltransferase: MGQQSGQSETVATPIPFTGYVLAGGQSTRMGRDKALLEFGGRPLIQSAVSLLKALTKRVVILGPAEKYGFLGLPVFPDLVPSRGPLSAIYTGLERSGTAVNLFLACDMPLMEETFLKLLLERAPLADAVLMRLDDGSLEPLCAVYNRSSLPTVKANYGRQRFKLSDLFPGLRTHYLAEADLRDSGLDRRIFTNLNHPADLVQWGLLQSSAKVKR; the protein is encoded by the coding sequence ATGGGACAGCAGTCGGGCCAATCCGAAACCGTCGCAACCCCGATTCCCTTCACGGGGTATGTCCTGGCAGGTGGCCAAAGCACCCGAATGGGCCGGGACAAGGCTTTGCTTGAATTTGGAGGACGGCCTCTGATCCAGTCCGCAGTGAGTCTCCTGAAGGCATTGACCAAGCGAGTCGTGATCCTCGGTCCTGCAGAGAAATACGGCTTTCTGGGCTTACCCGTTTTCCCCGACCTGGTGCCCTCGCGCGGACCTCTCAGCGCCATCTACACCGGCCTGGAGCGTTCGGGAACGGCCGTCAACCTCTTTCTGGCCTGTGACATGCCCTTGATGGAAGAAACCTTCCTGAAGCTGCTGCTGGAACGGGCTCCCCTGGCCGACGCCGTCCTGATGCGCCTGGACGACGGCAGCCTGGAACCCCTGTGCGCCGTCTACAATCGCTCCAGTCTTCCGACGGTCAAAGCCAACTACGGGAGACAGAGATTCAAGCTTTCCGACCTGTTCCCCGGTTTGAGGACCCACTACCTTGCCGAGGCCGATTTGCGGGATTCGGGATTGGATCGCAGGATCTTCACGAACCTCAACCATCCCGCGGACCTGGTACAGTGGGGGCTGCTTCAGTCAAGTGCAAAAGTGAAACGGTGA
- a CDS encoding type II toxin-antitoxin system HicA family toxin codes for MKLSRDLSGDYLARKLSRFGYKQTRQTGSHQRLTRTTAKGTHHITIPRHKNLRIGTPNAILTEIASHLEISKAELLDQIK; via the coding sequence ATGAAGTTGTCCAGGGACCTGAGCGGCGACTACCTTGCCCGCAAGCTCAGTCGGTTCGGTTATAAGCAGACTCGCCAGACGGGAAGCCACCAGCGGTTGACGCGAACTACAGCTAAGGGTACTCATCACATTACGATTCCACGACACAAGAACCTCCGCATTGGAACACCCAATGCCATCCTGACGGAAATTGCCAGCCATCTCGAAATCAGCAAAGCAGAATTGCTGGATCAGATAAAGTAA
- a CDS encoding ketoacyl-ACP synthase III produces the protein MRSACPVQISGVGCHVPERLLTNQDLEKMVDTSDEWILQRTGIATRHILDPGKATSDMAVEAIKDLCRSTGMEPQEIEVLIVATVTPDMYFPATACLVQDKLGISRTWGFDLSAACCGFVYAVSAGVAFVASGMHRRVVVVGADSMSRIIDYQDRNTCVLFGDGAGAVLLEPAVQEENSFIDAHHEIDGSGGPSLCMPAGGSLMPPSCETVKQRLHFVKQEGQPVFKFATRKMEEASRIVLERNHLSPDDLRLLIPHQANARIIRGTAERLGLREDQVILNLHKYGNTTAATIPLAIRDALSDNRLVKGDVVLLASVGAGFTVGTALLRWSY, from the coding sequence ATGAGATCTGCCTGTCCCGTCCAGATCAGCGGTGTCGGCTGTCATGTGCCCGAGCGGCTCCTCACCAACCAGGATCTAGAAAAGATGGTGGACACCTCGGACGAGTGGATTCTCCAAAGGACCGGCATTGCCACCCGCCACATTCTTGACCCCGGCAAGGCCACTTCCGACATGGCCGTGGAGGCAATCAAGGACCTTTGCCGTTCCACGGGGATGGAGCCCCAGGAGATCGAAGTGTTGATCGTCGCCACCGTGACTCCGGACATGTACTTTCCGGCTACTGCCTGCCTGGTGCAGGACAAGCTCGGGATTTCACGGACCTGGGGGTTCGATCTCTCGGCGGCTTGCTGTGGTTTCGTCTATGCGGTCTCTGCCGGGGTGGCCTTTGTCGCTTCCGGAATGCACCGCCGGGTGGTGGTGGTCGGCGCCGATTCCATGTCCCGCATCATTGACTACCAGGATCGCAACACCTGTGTGCTCTTCGGCGATGGAGCCGGCGCGGTCCTGCTGGAGCCGGCGGTCCAGGAGGAGAATTCCTTCATCGATGCCCACCATGAGATCGACGGATCGGGCGGACCCAGTCTGTGCATGCCGGCCGGAGGGAGCTTGATGCCCCCCAGTTGCGAGACCGTTAAGCAGCGCTTGCACTTCGTCAAGCAGGAGGGCCAGCCGGTCTTCAAGTTCGCCACTCGAAAGATGGAGGAAGCCAGCAGGATCGTGCTGGAACGAAACCATCTTTCGCCCGACGATCTCCGACTTCTCATTCCGCATCAAGCCAACGCCCGGATTATTCGGGGAACGGCGGAGCGGCTCGGATTGCGTGAGGATCAGGTGATTCTGAACCTCCACAAGTACGGAAACACCACCGCGGCCACCATTCCCCTGGCTATCAGGGACGCCCTTTCCGACAACCGGCTGGTCAAGGGGGATGTGGTCCTGCTGGCCTCGGTGGGTGCGGGATTCACGGTCGGCACGGCGCTGCTTCGCTGGTCTTACTGA
- a CDS encoding glycosyltransferase family 39 protein codes for MFRRIQPSHLLLILGFVWVQFFLSLGGLGLVGPDEPRYAQVAREMLVSGDFVTPRYFGDPWLEKPVLYYWATSATYWLFGVNEFGARLPSALAAVLGVFCVYLVGRQREGSLEGLFSCLILAASILYFSLARAASTDMVFSAAMAVAWTALFFLLFGGKGLWREPSASGSQRGLLLVFYAFLGLATLAKGPAGLVLPLVSLAVFLGVTGRMELAARFRPVTGVLVLLAVVLPWYGLCTLANGWGFVEEFLIRHNLERFFTDRYEHPQPFWFFPAVALIGVFPWSLQLIPSARGLFRRGDRWRSLAAAQDLFLWLWLLTPLVVFSLSRSKLPGYLLPAAPAIALLIGHQVRLWLKPDPGDARPPWFKDFFFYQPLCLVVTGLALPFYATRLNLPVESLASAASGLLAGTGLLALLFYWRRQRTASVSCYLAAVALAVILVTGGVFPQVDAAESSRQLATYLQEEEGFRDQPLFVYGISRNVAYGLGFYLNSPARIVYSEGDVHYPRGGEAFFVSSPDFESKGFFARNQVEGRREYQSRSILRIRHKAE; via the coding sequence GTGTTCCGAAGAATTCAACCCAGCCACCTGCTTTTGATTCTCGGGTTCGTCTGGGTCCAGTTCTTTCTGAGTCTGGGCGGTCTGGGGCTGGTGGGTCCGGATGAGCCGCGCTACGCTCAGGTCGCCCGAGAAATGCTGGTCTCGGGCGACTTTGTGACCCCTCGCTACTTCGGAGACCCCTGGCTGGAAAAGCCGGTTCTCTATTACTGGGCGACGTCGGCAACCTATTGGCTCTTCGGAGTCAACGAGTTCGGCGCCCGGCTGCCATCGGCGCTGGCTGCCGTGCTGGGCGTGTTTTGCGTTTACCTGGTGGGCAGGCAGCGGGAGGGCTCCCTGGAGGGCCTGTTCTCCTGTCTCATCCTGGCCGCTTCGATTCTCTATTTCTCCCTGGCTCGGGCAGCCTCCACGGACATGGTGTTCTCGGCAGCCATGGCGGTAGCCTGGACTGCCTTGTTCTTCCTGTTGTTTGGCGGAAAGGGGCTCTGGCGGGAACCGTCCGCTTCCGGTTCGCAGCGGGGGTTGCTGCTGGTCTTCTACGCGTTCCTGGGACTGGCGACTCTGGCCAAGGGACCGGCCGGCCTGGTTCTGCCCCTGGTCAGCCTGGCTGTTTTTCTGGGGGTCACCGGTCGAATGGAGCTGGCGGCCAGGTTCAGGCCGGTTACCGGAGTCCTGGTCCTGCTGGCGGTGGTCCTGCCCTGGTACGGATTGTGCACCCTGGCCAATGGCTGGGGATTCGTGGAGGAATTCCTGATCCGTCACAATTTGGAACGTTTCTTTACCGACCGCTATGAGCACCCCCAGCCGTTCTGGTTCTTTCCGGCGGTTGCCCTGATCGGGGTTTTCCCCTGGAGTCTGCAACTGATTCCGTCGGCCCGGGGCCTTTTTCGACGCGGGGACCGCTGGCGCTCGCTTGCCGCGGCCCAGGATCTCTTCCTGTGGCTGTGGCTGCTCACACCCCTGGTGGTCTTTTCCCTCTCCCGATCCAAGTTGCCGGGGTACCTGTTGCCGGCGGCTCCCGCCATCGCCCTGCTCATCGGCCACCAGGTCCGGCTCTGGCTGAAGCCCGACCCGGGAGACGCCCGCCCCCCCTGGTTCAAGGACTTCTTTTTCTATCAGCCCCTGTGCCTGGTTGTGACGGGCCTGGCATTGCCCTTCTACGCCACCCGGCTGAACCTGCCGGTGGAGTCGCTGGCGAGCGCCGCCTCCGGGCTGCTGGCGGGCACGGGCTTGCTTGCCCTGCTGTTCTACTGGCGCCGCCAGCGAACGGCCTCGGTGTCCTGTTACCTGGCGGCGGTTGCCCTGGCTGTGATTCTGGTCACAGGGGGAGTCTTCCCTCAGGTGGATGCCGCCGAGTCCTCCCGCCAACTGGCGACCTACCTTCAGGAAGAGGAGGGATTCCGGGATCAACCCCTGTTCGTCTACGGGATCTCGCGCAATGTGGCCTACGGGCTGGGCTTCTACCTGAACAGCCCGGCCCGGATCGTCTATTCCGAAGGCGACGTGCACTATCCGAGGGGAGGGGAAGCTTTCTTTGTGAGCTCGCCCGACTTTGAGTCCAAGGGATTCTTCGCCCGAAACCAGGTAGAAGGGCGCAGGGAATACCAATCCCGCAGCATTCTCAGGATCCGGCATAAGGCGGAGTGA
- a CDS encoding S1 RNA-binding domain-containing protein, translated as MEDKDQVDAGSEVVDEEEEEDFATLLAKYEQSRPPLKPGQVVEGKIVGIYDNELLVDAGGRSEATLMKDEIKGPDGKLLFGMGDSISVMLEGSADSDIQLRVSYRKALRAKQLAALQESIDSGKNLEGRVVEVVKGGLLADVGMRGFIPASQVDESYVEDLKPYLGQTLTLKVMQHDLPNGKLILSRRALLNEARAKKRKETLATLAVGQRLPGIIRRILDYGAFVDIGGVEGLLHISEMSWRRIKHPSQLFKVGDHIEVAVLKYDQERCRISLGFRKPEDDPWRDAAALFPEGTIITGTVKKLEHFGAFVELETGIQGLLPISEISWTRRLSHADQVLKVNDVIDAVVTKLDPSNRKMSMSLKQVTEHPWEAFARSTDVDAVLQGIVTRTADFGLFVEVAEGVEGLVHVSELPETPGRASVSNYQPGEEIVVKMLGMDLDNRRISLSAKAVSDEEARTDIQEYLENASDSQATGQALGESFPEELQQESRKAE; from the coding sequence ATGGAAGACAAAGATCAAGTGGATGCCGGTAGCGAAGTCGTGGACGAGGAAGAAGAGGAAGATTTCGCCACGCTGCTTGCCAAATACGAACAATCCCGCCCGCCGCTGAAACCGGGACAGGTGGTCGAAGGCAAGATCGTAGGGATCTACGACAACGAACTACTGGTGGACGCGGGCGGCCGGTCCGAAGCCACCCTGATGAAGGATGAGATCAAGGGACCCGATGGGAAATTGCTGTTCGGAATGGGCGATTCCATATCCGTCATGCTGGAGGGTTCGGCCGATTCCGACATCCAGCTCAGGGTTTCCTACAGAAAGGCGCTGAGGGCCAAGCAACTGGCGGCCTTGCAGGAATCCATCGACAGCGGCAAGAACCTGGAAGGCAGGGTTGTGGAGGTCGTCAAGGGTGGATTGTTGGCGGACGTGGGGATGCGCGGCTTTATTCCGGCATCCCAGGTCGACGAGTCCTATGTCGAGGATCTCAAGCCCTACCTGGGACAGACGCTGACCCTCAAGGTCATGCAGCATGACCTGCCCAACGGCAAGCTGATCCTGTCGCGGCGGGCACTGCTCAACGAAGCCAGGGCCAAGAAGCGGAAGGAGACCCTGGCTACCCTGGCCGTCGGCCAGCGTCTGCCGGGCATCATTCGAAGAATCCTGGATTACGGAGCCTTCGTGGACATCGGCGGCGTCGAAGGGCTGCTTCATATCTCCGAGATGTCCTGGAGGCGAATCAAGCATCCTTCCCAACTCTTCAAGGTCGGAGACCACATCGAAGTAGCGGTTCTCAAATACGATCAGGAGAGGTGCCGGATCTCGCTGGGCTTCCGCAAACCCGAGGACGACCCCTGGCGCGATGCTGCTGCACTCTTCCCGGAAGGCACCATCATTACCGGAACCGTGAAGAAACTGGAGCACTTTGGCGCATTCGTCGAGCTCGAAACGGGGATCCAGGGGTTGCTGCCGATCTCCGAGATTTCCTGGACCCGCCGGTTGTCCCACGCCGACCAGGTTCTGAAGGTCAACGACGTCATCGACGCCGTGGTGACCAAGCTGGACCCTTCAAATCGGAAGATGTCCATGAGCCTGAAGCAGGTAACCGAGCATCCCTGGGAGGCTTTTGCCCGCAGCACTGACGTGGATGCTGTTCTCCAGGGCATTGTGACCCGTACGGCCGACTTCGGATTGTTTGTGGAAGTGGCCGAGGGAGTTGAAGGCCTGGTGCACGTTTCCGAGCTTCCCGAAACACCCGGGCGGGCCTCCGTGTCCAACTACCAGCCCGGGGAAGAAATCGTGGTGAAGATGCTGGGCATGGACCTCGACAACCGCCGGATTTCACTCAGCGCCAAAGCAGTCAGCGACGAGGAAGCCAGGACTGACATTCAGGAATACCTGGAGAACGCCTCGGATTCCCAGGCGACCGGACAGGCGCTCGGCGAAAGCTTTCCCGAGGAACTCCAGCAGGAATCGCGAAAGGCCGAGTAG
- a CDS encoding 2-oxoisovalerate dehydrogenase — translation MAEEIIFSVRESPEGGYEARALSAPIFTEADTLEELRSAVRDATECHFEKGECPKLIVLHFVRDEVIAV, via the coding sequence ATGGCTGAGGAAATCATTTTTTCCGTTCGGGAATCTCCGGAAGGCGGTTACGAAGCCAGAGCACTGTCTGCCCCTATTTTCACTGAGGCCGACACTCTGGAAGAGCTACGCTCCGCTGTACGCGATGCGACCGAGTGCCACTTTGAGAAGGGCGAATGTCCCAAGCTCATCGTGCTCCATTTCGTGCGTGATGAAGTTATTGCCGTATGA
- the trxA gene encoding thioredoxin, whose protein sequence is MSENVVEFTDANFDAEALQADQPVLVDFWAPWCGPCRMVGPIIEELAGAYAGKVKVGKVNTDHNPVVASKYGIRSIPTILLLKDGQVVGNLLGAMPKSEFEKMIDPHLQ, encoded by the coding sequence ATGAGTGAAAACGTAGTGGAATTTACCGATGCCAATTTTGACGCGGAGGCCCTGCAGGCCGATCAGCCCGTGCTGGTGGATTTCTGGGCTCCCTGGTGTGGCCCCTGCCGGATGGTGGGTCCCATCATTGAGGAGCTGGCTGGCGCCTACGCCGGGAAAGTGAAGGTGGGAAAGGTCAATACCGACCATAACCCGGTGGTCGCCTCCAAGTACGGCATTCGCAGCATCCCCACGATCCTGCTTCTCAAGGATGGGCAGGTGGTTGGCAACTTGCTTGGCGCCATGCCCAAGTCGGAATTTGAAAAGATGATCGATCCGCACCTGCAATAG
- a CDS encoding superoxide dismutase: MVYEWKFNPRPYSDEEAKDLLKDVVSAETSDWHYNTHHKGYVTFLNNIEKELETADRAKANGNYSQVGELKRRFTWNHAGALLHDVYWEVMGGDGDASKAPELSKALTAEFGSVDNWKADFKAAAFAAKLSGWGLLVYDALYSQRLINVLVDEHQYGAIWGGIPLISCDVFEHAYYHKDGPGRVKYIDNFIANLNWERIESRYKKHVAG; encoded by the coding sequence ATGGTTTACGAATGGAAGTTCAATCCGAGGCCTTATTCCGATGAGGAAGCCAAAGATCTGTTGAAGGATGTGGTCTCAGCCGAAACGAGCGACTGGCACTACAACACCCATCACAAGGGCTATGTCACTTTCCTGAACAACATCGAGAAGGAGTTGGAGACGGCGGACCGGGCCAAGGCAAACGGCAACTACAGCCAGGTTGGAGAGTTGAAGCGCCGTTTTACCTGGAACCACGCGGGAGCCCTGCTCCATGATGTGTACTGGGAAGTCATGGGTGGCGACGGCGACGCCTCCAAGGCTCCCGAACTCTCCAAGGCGCTGACCGCCGAGTTCGGTTCGGTAGACAACTGGAAGGCCGATTTCAAAGCGGCGGCCTTTGCCGCAAAGCTCAGCGGTTGGGGATTGCTGGTCTACGATGCCCTCTATTCGCAGCGGCTGATCAACGTCCTGGTCGACGAGCATCAATACGGGGCCATCTGGGGAGGAATCCCCTTGATTTCCTGTGACGTGTTCGAGCACGCCTACTACCACAAGGACGGACCCGGTCGTGTCAAGTACATCGACAATTTCATCGCCAACCTCAATTGGGAAAGGATCGAGAGCCGATACAAGAAGCATGTGGCGGGGTAG
- a CDS encoding class I SAM-dependent methyltransferase — protein MPFQSWFHLERIPEPEVMDDRDGVEAYTASAAQAYLERIDRTFVDHAMRLGVAAGSALDIGTGPGLIPIMLAARSPGLRLTGVDLSEPMLQKARNAAVEARVADRLDFRLGDAKSLPFSEGSFDLVLCNSLLHHLPDPLALFNEISRVAKPGCAILLRDLRRPSRLEFLLHAGWFGRHYSGVMRQLYRDSLRAAYTRTELEDLLHRSRLAGARVFRSGRTHIGFERAAST, from the coding sequence ATGCCATTTCAGTCCTGGTTCCACCTGGAGAGAATCCCTGAGCCGGAAGTCATGGACGACCGGGATGGAGTCGAGGCTTACACGGCTTCGGCCGCTCAAGCCTATCTGGAACGGATTGACCGGACCTTCGTCGACCACGCAATGAGGCTGGGGGTTGCCGCGGGCAGTGCCCTGGATATCGGCACGGGACCGGGGCTCATCCCCATTATGCTGGCCGCGAGAAGCCCCGGGCTGCGCCTCACCGGCGTGGACCTTTCCGAACCCATGCTGCAGAAGGCACGCAATGCCGCCGTGGAAGCCAGAGTGGCCGACCGGCTCGACTTCCGGCTGGGCGACGCCAAGTCATTGCCCTTTTCCGAGGGGAGCTTCGACCTGGTCCTCTGCAATTCCCTGCTTCACCACCTGCCCGACCCCCTGGCGCTATTCAATGAAATCTCCCGGGTGGCCAAACCCGGGTGCGCCATCCTGCTGCGAGATCTGAGAAGACCGTCCCGCCTCGAATTCCTCCTCCATGCCGGTTGGTTCGGGCGCCACTATTCAGGGGTGATGAGGCAGCTCTACCGGGATTCCCTACGCGCCGCCTACACCCGAACCGAACTTGAAGATCTGCTGCACCGCTCAAGGTTGGCCGGCGCAAGGGTGTTCCGGTCGGGCCGAACCCACATCGGTTTCGAGCGAGCCGCCTCGACTTGA
- the mutY gene encoding A/G-specific adenine glycosylase: MSKPAAAEAVHLPPAEIHRLQTGLLAWYQQHRRQLPWRESRDFYPVWVSEVMLQQTQVQTVVPYFLRFMKAFPTLEDLAGADPQDLLRNWAGLGYYSRARNLQKAARILVREHGGQFPGSYREALGLPGIGRYTAAAILSIAFDQPLAALDGNVVRVLSRLFCLRGDPAKSPLQKVLAAAGQQLLSACRPGDFNQALMELGATVCLPRNPRCLLCPWSSHCEALKSGMQERLPEKGRRSEMILSRQAAAVIRHRGRFLIRRRCGSRLLQDLWEFPGGEFGRSDFAGSLVRQIQGELDLKVRLGPALTTIKHAVTNRRITLTVFEARLNPPLPPTLSIPGARWIWLSQAGRYPLTAAASRVIQALTAEKSRRRARPNGGGSQVGLQAPLKS; the protein is encoded by the coding sequence ATGTCGAAGCCGGCCGCGGCCGAAGCGGTCCATCTCCCTCCTGCCGAAATCCATCGCCTGCAGACCGGGCTGCTCGCTTGGTATCAGCAGCACCGGCGCCAACTTCCCTGGCGTGAATCACGCGACTTCTACCCCGTCTGGGTCTCTGAAGTGATGCTCCAGCAGACCCAGGTTCAAACCGTCGTGCCCTATTTCTTGCGGTTCATGAAGGCTTTCCCCACACTCGAGGATCTGGCCGGCGCCGACCCCCAGGATCTGCTGCGAAACTGGGCTGGGCTGGGTTACTACTCCCGCGCCAGGAATCTTCAAAAGGCCGCCCGGATCCTGGTGAGGGAGCATGGAGGGCAGTTTCCCGGGAGCTATCGGGAGGCCTTGGGGCTGCCCGGAATCGGGCGCTACACGGCTGCCGCCATCCTCAGCATTGCTTTCGACCAGCCGCTGGCGGCCCTGGATGGCAACGTGGTTCGGGTGCTGAGCCGACTGTTCTGTCTGAGGGGTGACCCCGCAAAGTCGCCGCTGCAGAAAGTGCTGGCTGCCGCCGGACAGCAATTGCTTTCCGCCTGCAGGCCAGGGGATTTCAACCAGGCCCTGATGGAGTTGGGGGCGACGGTTTGTCTGCCCCGCAACCCACGCTGCCTGCTGTGCCCGTGGTCCTCCCATTGCGAAGCCTTGAAATCGGGCATGCAGGAACGGCTGCCGGAAAAAGGCAGGCGGTCGGAAATGATTTTGAGCCGTCAGGCCGCGGCGGTGATCCGGCATCGGGGTCGATTCCTGATACGCAGGCGATGCGGCTCGCGGTTGCTCCAGGATCTATGGGAGTTCCCCGGGGGAGAATTCGGTCGATCCGACTTCGCCGGCTCCCTGGTGAGACAGATACAGGGTGAACTCGACTTGAAGGTTCGGTTGGGTCCCGCATTGACCACCATCAAGCACGCCGTCACCAATCGGAGAATTACTCTGACGGTGTTTGAGGCCCGGCTGAACCCTCCGCTGCCACCGACTCTTTCGATCCCGGGCGCACGCTGGATCTGGCTTAGCCAGGCCGGTCGCTATCCTCTGACCGCCGCCGCTTCCCGGGTCATTCAGGCCCTGACGGCGGAGAAATCGCGCCGCCGCGCCCGGCCCAATGGCGGGGGGAGTCAGGTGGGGCTGCAGGCCCCATTAAAATCTTGA
- a CDS encoding membrane dipeptidase, with the protein MRSIFDGHLDLALFALAHNRDMTEPAAVSNRRERGMNDALERGRGAVSLPDMRRGRIAVCQSSLAARVNRKTQPVSRLDLDFGTQAMAYANAQGQLAYYRVLEETGQAALIRTEKDLDRQWERWERDPNADLPVGIIVSMECADPILGPDQLEAWWEEGLRSVSLTHFGYGQYAAGTGVEGPLTPRGRQLLSRLAEVGMTLDVSHLAEESFYNALDHFPGPVIASHNNCRALVPGDRQLSDRQIRLLLDRSAVIGSVLDAWMLVPGWVHGKSSPENVTLAAVADHIDHVCQLAGNSLHSAIGSDVGGLNHMPSDFHTIADLQKLEPILLERGYSEADLDNIFHANWLRHFRRWLPDS; encoded by the coding sequence GTGAGATCGATCTTTGACGGGCACCTGGATCTGGCCCTGTTCGCCTTGGCCCACAACCGGGACATGACCGAGCCCGCGGCGGTCAGCAACCGGCGCGAGCGGGGAATGAACGATGCGTTGGAACGGGGCCGGGGCGCCGTCAGCCTGCCGGATATGAGACGGGGAAGGATAGCGGTTTGCCAGTCATCCCTGGCGGCCCGCGTAAATCGCAAGACCCAGCCGGTCAGCCGCCTCGATCTGGACTTCGGCACCCAGGCCATGGCCTACGCCAACGCCCAGGGCCAGTTGGCCTACTACCGGGTGCTGGAAGAGACGGGACAGGCCGCACTGATACGCACTGAGAAGGATCTGGACCGGCAGTGGGAGCGATGGGAGCGGGACCCGAATGCCGACCTTCCGGTGGGGATCATTGTCTCCATGGAATGTGCCGATCCCATCCTGGGACCGGATCAGTTGGAGGCGTGGTGGGAGGAGGGCCTGCGCAGCGTCTCGCTTACACACTTCGGCTACGGCCAGTACGCGGCGGGCACCGGCGTCGAGGGGCCCCTCACCCCGCGAGGCCGGCAACTACTGTCCCGACTGGCCGAAGTCGGAATGACCCTGGACGTTTCCCACCTGGCGGAGGAGAGTTTCTACAACGCCCTGGACCATTTCCCCGGACCGGTGATCGCCAGCCACAACAATTGCCGGGCTCTGGTGCCCGGGGACCGGCAGCTTTCCGATCGGCAGATCCGCCTGCTGTTGGACCGTTCTGCGGTGATCGGCTCGGTTCTGGACGCCTGGATGCTGGTTCCCGGTTGGGTTCACGGCAAGTCTTCGCCGGAGAATGTCACCCTGGCGGCTGTTGCCGACCACATCGACCATGTCTGCCAGTTGGCGGGAAACAGTCTCCACTCCGCCATCGGAAGCGACGTGGGAGGACTCAACCACATGCCTTCCGATTTTCACACCATCGCCGATCTGCAAAAGCTGGAGCCCATTCTGCTGGAACGTGGATATTCCGAAGCCGACCTGGACAACATCTTCCACGCCAACTGGCTCCGGCACTTTCGCCGTTGGCTGCCGGATTCGTGA